The Bradysia coprophila strain Holo2 unplaced genomic scaffold, BU_Bcop_v1 contig_187, whole genome shotgun sequence genomic interval tcaaaccAATATCCAAATGATGTCCAACAAGGGTGCAATCATCTATTCAACTGAAAAGAATATGGTATTTATTAACTTGCTATTTGGTATAAATTTTACGGTGGCCAAACAGTTAGTAGCTACcaaaataacaataacaagAAATTATTGGAACAAGGTAAGGACTTCTGAACAGGACATTTACATGGCAAGGggtaaaacaattgaaaagtccagttttcgtgtgaagtttgttgatccgaggtaATCAATCAGATGAAAAcgtgactttttatttttaacccGAGTTtcgtaatggattttacaagcTGTGACCTCCTAAACCAATTCTTTTGTTGGGAACTCAAAATcatgttaaatatttttatcgggaCTTTATATTCGCTGTATTAGTTTATAGAGCAGCCAGCGTAAATAGATCAGATCGACACCTCTAACCAGTGCACATTTTAAAGcatttatcgcatacgcgtggtggtcggatgtcaaaattacttaactagaagtataattcaaaaattacacttcaggtctatgttgttgtcccgttttcgcttattaaaatagagtacacacttgtcactatcagtctcggcaagcctcgacttcttcgtgacaagtgtgtaatgtATATATTAAAATTACATAAGGAGAAAATAGGAGAAAAGCAGTCACACTTGCAACGATTACAATCCAATTGATTTAAAACGTAAATGACCGAACATTGGTAATGCAGATGGAAATGATAGTACTTTTTTAAGTAGTATATGGCTACTGTTAATAACTTTCGACTGGAGTgctattcaaaaaaaaaaaatcgaaagacTAAATCAGCCGTTTGCCGGTAAATTCTTGTATATATTTCACATCAAATTTAATACATCTAAAATAAGAATGTCATTCATTACATAAATATTCGCGAAATGACTCATAATCTTTTGTGCCCATTGTGTAacattgagaaaaaaattgtaataatataaaatttcatttgattaaaatttatttaaaatctgttaaaaattgatttaaaaatttcttataaaaTTCTAGCCTAGTTAGGTATAGGGAAGTAGCGCCAAATAGacgagaatttattttttttatttttaaagatATTACAGCGTTATATTGATCTTTTATGATGCCAACGATCTGATATGTCATGTTACTCGCTGTATATATCTTAGATTTAGAACCACGGCAGCACAAACACTCAGTAACTAAATTTTAGTGCTATCGCCATGTCTATCTCTCAGTCTGTTATCATCATAAGGTCATGGAAATCAGCAACATCGAAAATTTCGGATATTACACAGTCACCAAAAACGATTTTACAATATAAATTTAGCAAGACATACACTCACAGTAATCGACACATATTTTATTTCCCTGAAGTACATTACTGTTTGTGAATAAGCCCCGTGTCTTTCTTTCTGGtttaaaaatacataaaaaacacGTACATAAGTCCTTAGGGTGCAGCGATTTTTAAAATAGTAAAAAGGCTGATTCGACTCAGTGGACTTTCTCGCTACTCGCCCAAGACGATTTTCTTGAAAGTTTTAGCAGACGGAATTTTGAACATACTTTACATACCTTTACATACTTTGAACATCAAAAACTTTCAACCTAAAGGAACTATGTACTGAGGAGCAGCTTAAATTTTTGGTAGCATTCGCTACACCCTAATATCCAATTATTTAAAGAGGTAATTCGGTTAAATATCTAACATATCCATTGTCGGTGCTGTTGGTACTATAACCGTCGGATCCGGTGCCATTTCTTGGACTATTTGAGGTTTGTGTCCTCGTGATTCCATAAAACCTGTCAACTGTTGTGGAATTTCGGCAAGTACCTCTTTAGCCAGATCAGCTTGCGATCGAACGGTGGTACTTCCTTTCTTCGTCACAAACTTattcaattcaacaaattgtaCAATATCGCGTTCAGCTTGACGACCATCTACggtcaatttaaaaatatcgGAATCAAGGTCTTTCATCCGATCAAACTTAGAATTTCCCACACCGACAATAATTATTGAAACAGGCAAAGAAGACGCACTCACAACGGCATGCTTCGTCTGACGCATATCGGAGATGATACCATCGGTTATAATGAGGAGAACAAAGTAATGTTTTCCGTCCTGATACTTTTCTGCAATCGCAGATGTGCTGTTTATTACTGGCGCAAAGTTTGTCGGCCCGTAAAGTTCGACAGTTTTTAAGCAATTTCGGTAATGGTCCATGATTTCTTCAATGCCTTTGCAATATGGATGCGCTGGATTTCCGTTTAATGGAAATTGATGTGAAATTTCACCAGACGGTAATTTGGCTCCAAAACCTGGATGAGACAAACTGCTATTAGTTCTTTGggaattattttgtttaaagcaACTGTTATCATACCAAATGCAGGATAGATCAGTGAATTGTCGTAATGTTGAATAATTTCGCCAACGCTACGCAAAGCAATTTCGTATGGATTCGAACGACTCGAGGTCATAAAGTGCAATGATTTGGGATCAGTGTGAACGATGTTAGATACTGTAAAATCAATAGCAACCACAAAATGAATCTGTGTTCCGTGCCGAATATAATCCAAAAACGTGAAGTCCTCCCTGACACTAAACCGGTTGATTTTTATGCACCCAGAATTCTTTCGGCCTTGAACTAGATTCAGTGGTGCCGATTCGAAAGTTCTCATTGTTGTGTAGCATGTGCcaattttttggtgatttccGTTACGCCTTCGATCAtaacaatcaattttaataGATCTATCTAAATCGCCATTGCATAGATTCCTAGCTTTTACGACAAGTGGCTTCCACGTTGGATTTTGAGTTGACTGAGCAACGTTGGTTTTTGCAACGACTGAATACGAACCGTCCTCGTTTGCCCGATAAAACACCAAAAACGGATCATTGTTCcggaacaacaacaattttctgagATTTTCAGCTCCAAATTCtatatcaaaaatttgcttACAACTAGAGACCTCTTCCGATACGATGATAATTTCGCCAAAATTTCGCAGAATCGATGCACCCtttaattttccaacaaaCTGACCACCACTATAGGCAGCAATGTCGGATAGAGTTGTCTCAAACACTCCCAACGACTCGTACAGTCCACCAATATCTTGGTCTCGcacatcaaatttcattttttgaatggTTTCAAAGTTGTAGTTGACGATGACTTTGGTCACCCATTCCGGATTCAAATTATCATCAATCGTTTCAGTGCGAGCTATTTCGTAATATTTGCCCTGCCACGATTCCATCATTGATATTTTACAATATGGATCTGACTTTGTTGCAATGTCCTTGTTCAGCAAATTTCGGCAACTTAAAGTCAATTCCAGTTTTGAAGTGAACTTCGGAGGCTCGAATGGTTTTATGATTTCATTCGATATCAATTTGGCGTCTATCGACCTTGGAGGCGGTTTATCCTTGTCGACTTCGGGCTTGTCATCCTTCACAATACAGCCTCCTCCACCTCCTCTAACGTGAATTGTTAACATCTTTAAGCAACAGTTCGAGAACGGAAAAATGTTCAagcttaaaatttcttttcatgtaaaatcaaTCCAGCATATTTTCGGATGAATTAGAATATACGGACTAAGGAAATTGCGCCGGTTCCCTCATTTCCACTGGTTTTATTCATGGAATGTAAATGAACGGTATCTTAAtaatatgaatgaaattctGTTTATGACAACtacaaatatttactttttgtttttgttttttctttgttacgATGAAAAAGGACCAAAAAGGACTTGCCCAACTGTCAACAATTATAGCAGATGTTCAGACTGTAGATTTGCTATAATCGCGAATTAGCGAAGTGATAAACtccttttcaaattttaccgCGAAAAAAGGATTTTGGGAAATGATAAGGGATATTCCATTAAAGGTTTCGGCTATAGCCCTTATTCTCTGGGTATTAATTGTACCTCCTGAATGTGGCATATTTAGTTTGCTTCACATCAACCTCTTATACAGACGACAAGCACATGACCAGTACTATTATCGGGTCttttacttccatcgatcaaaatatttttaatctgttgatttaaaatcttgtaaatacttcaattttttaagcAAGCATTTTTtggtcgtcgttatcgataacagatgaatagccgtatgtgacaggatTATGTAATTGTACAGTGAGTATAAAGCTACTGTTAACTGTTAAAGATATAAATCTTACGTAAGTACCACCTATATTTTAATAGGGTATTAAGGATTTTCGTTGGTAAGCCTAGATCTATGATTTAGGAAGCGTTGAACTATTCAAATGGGATGAAGGAAGagtttgaaaacaattttattttgtttgatattgATGAGGATCTAAGGATGAATTAAGCTTTAACAGACATCAAgtaattaaaaaatcttttacttcatttacaTAAACATGTTTGTATACATAATAAAAGATCACAATATCTGGAGGTTACTGTCGATAATTCCCTAAATATTGAAGAACATTATAGCGTAATTCACACGATGTTCGAAATTCGGAAATACAACGACAACATTAGTTTTGTTTATACGAATAGTGTCATCAATCAAGCCGGGAAAATATCATTCTGagttttctatttaatttcattatattttctgATATAGCaccaaacaaattaaattgttatcaaaaattaaacgTTTTCGTAATGACGGACGAATCGAAGGAAAGAGTTAATACAGATAGATATTACACCAATCAGTATCTTCACATTCCCGACCTATCTAAGGTacattttgcatttatttttatagaaatttcaCTATTCATAAAGTTGTCTCAAGGTTTTAACGCTTCCTACTAAAACTAATATATTAACCGAAGCAAACAAATTGCTCAAACGATTTGAAAAGGATCTGATAAAATTGGAATGTTCAATTGACTATGGATCTGACTACTCTGTTTACACCGGAACGACTGGTGTTGTTGCACTATATTGGCTGATTGCCAGCTTGAACTTGAGTCAAGATTCGGACTCTGTCAACCAAGTGGAAGCGAAACGATTTATGGAAAAGAGATTGGAAAAACAACAAGTAATGTTCccataaataaattgtgttttttattGGTGGTTcgatatttcatttattcttTACTAGGAATCACTGGCAcgaattgaaagaattttaccaaaattgaaacgaaaacgaATGTCATTCTTAGCTGGTGATGCAGGTCCTTTATCCATGGCAGTAATTATTTATCACGAAGCTAATGAAAcagaaaaagcaaaattttattggaagAAGTATAATCGTTTGTTGGGAGAGCGAGAGAAGATAAAATGTCacaatttcatatttcattaATGATAGGCTCTTGGAACTTGGAAACATGGTTTTCGAAAAAGACGGTAGTACTCCAATCTGTAATGAAATCCTATATGGAAGAGCTGGTTACCTTTACTCCCTCTTACTAGTGAGAAAATTGGTTTCTCAGTATAACGACGATACTATCACAAAAAGGGTAATTTTCCTATTAACAGACACTCAAGAAGATGTATTTGACGGACAATTTGTCGACCACTCATTTAGGTTGTTGACCGTTTGATAGATGAAGGAAGAACGGACAGAACCGATTCCGATGGAGTGCTGTACTATGAATGGCATGACAAATGCTATCTTGGTGCAGCTCATGGAATATCTGGAATTATGTACATTCTCCTGaaggtttttttgttgataaatacATTCTGACTGAATTTTTACGTATAACTTGTGTATTACCCCAGGCTCACTCATTTCTGGATTCAGCACAGATTACATACGTTCGAAAGACTGTAGATTGGCTCCTAGGTCAATGTTTTTCTTCCGGAAATTTGAGATCATCACTAGGGTCCAAAGATGATAAATTGGTTCATTGGTGTCATGGAGCTCCTGGTGCCATATATATGTTCCTGGAAGCTTACAAAGTAGTTGTGTATTCACTTCTGcaggaaaattaattattttggtaaTAATTTTCAGTTATTTGGTGACAACCAATATCTAAATGCCGCGATTCAGTCGGCTGATGTTATTTGGAAGAGGGGAGTGCTGAAGAAAAGTTATAGTTTGTGTCATGGAGTAGCTGGTAATGCGTACGCTTTTATGGCTACTTATGAACAGACGAAAGTGAGTTAGCGATTGTAAAATTCTTAGTCGAGTCAACTAACATGTTAATATGTCAACAGgacgaaaaatatttggaacaGGCTTTCATATTTGTTCAATGGTGCTTTGATTATGGAACAGCTAGCACAGCAACACCTGATCGACCACTCTCACTATTCGAAGGATTAGCTGGAGTGATATACATGCTATTCGATTTTGCGGGCAGTTCACCAAAGTTTCCTGCATTTCAATTGTAATAATCCATCATTATCAAATACAATTGTGTAATGAAAGCAC includes:
- the LOC119075126 gene encoding lanC-like protein 2 translates to MTDESKERVNTDRYYTNQYLHIPDLSKVLTLPTKTNILTEANKLLKRFEKDLIKLECSIDYGSDYSVYTGTTGVVALYWLIASLNLSQDSDSVNQVEAKRFMEKRLEKQQESLARIERILPKLKRKRMSFLAGDAGPLSMAVIIYHEANETEKAKFYWKKLLELGNMVFEKDGSTPICNEILYGRAGYLYSLLLVRKLVSQYNDDTITKRVVDRLIDEGRTDRTDSDGVLYYEWHDKCYLGAAHGISGIMYILLKAHSFLDSAQITYVRKTVDWLLGQCFSSGNLRSSLGSKDDKLVHWCHGAPGAIYMFLEAYKLFGDNQYLNAAIQSADVIWKRGVLKKSYSLCHGVAGNAYAFMATYEQTKDEKYLEQAFIFVQWCFDYGTASTATPDRPLSLFEGLAGVIYMLFDFAGSSPKFPAFQL
- the LOC119075125 gene encoding copine-9-like; its protein translation is MLTIHVRGGGGGCIVKDDKPEVDKDKPPPRSIDAKLISNEIIKPFEPPKFTSKLELTLSCRNLLNKDIATKSDPYCKISMMESWQGKYYEIARTETIDDNLNPEWVTKVIVNYNFETIQKMKFDVRDQDIGGLYESLGVFETTLSDIAAYSGGQFVGKLKGASILRNFGEIIIVSEEVSSCKQIFDIEFGAENLRKLLLFRNNDPFLVFYRANEDGSYSVVAKTNVAQSTQNPTWKPLVVKARNLCNGDLDRSIKIDCYDRRRNGNHQKIGTCYTTMRTFESAPLNLVQGRKNSGCIKINRFSVREDFTFLDYIRHGTQIHFVVAIDFTVSNIVHTDPKSLHFMTSSRSNPYEIALRSVGEIIQHYDNSLIYPAFGFGAKLPSGEISHQFPLNGNPAHPYCKGIEEIMDHYRNCLKTVELYGPTNFAPVINSTSAIAEKYQDGKHYFVLLIITDGIISDMRQTKHAVVSASSLPVSIIIVGVGNSKFDRMKDLDSDIFKLTVDGRQAERDIVQFVELNKFVTKKGSTTVRSQADLAKEVLAEIPQQLTGFMESRGHKPQIVQEMAPDPTVIVPTAPTMDMLDI